The Leishmania panamensis strain MHOM/PA/94/PSC-1 chromosome 32 sequence genome window below encodes:
- a CDS encoding hypothetical protein (TriTrypDB/GeneDB-style sysID: LpmP.32.0850): protein MGLDILEIDPATPHPGVTIDGTTAQRETNGGWVTLRSKTPLSTTNHQWAIRILDQGEGADGSGLMIGLLPQLSAQMASATGGKYISELGGWCISRAGDTYGAWKCDRFPYSTDCVVEFDWDAATGTVYMVSGNKKGTGHIPGLKESDVLYPAVSMYYLNQKVAFV from the coding sequence atgGGGCTTGACATTCTCGAGATTGACCCGGCCACCCCCCATCCTGGCGTCACAATCGACGGCACTACCGCACAGCGCGAGACAAACGGCGGGTGGGTGACTCTGCGGTCAAAGACGCCGCTGTCAACCACCAACCATCAGTGGGCCATTCGAATTCTCGATCAAGGTGAAGGCGCAGACGGATCTGGGCTGATGATAGGCCTGCTCCCCCAGCTGAGCGCGCAGATGGCAAGTGCGACAGGCGGCAAGTACATTTCTGAACTTGGTGGCTGGTGCATCTCGCGTGCTGGAGATACCTATGGCGCATGGAAGTGCGACCGGTTCCCCTACTCTACGGACTGCGTTGTTGAGTTTGACTGGGATGCTGCGACAGGCACCGTGTATATGGTGAGCGGGAACAAGAAGGGCACCGGCCATATCCCCGGCCTCAAAGAGAGCGACGTGCTGTACCCAGCCGTGTCCATGTACTACTTGAACCAGAAGGTAGCGTTTGTGTAG
- a CDS encoding hypothetical protein (TriTrypDB/GeneDB-style sysID: LpmP.32.0860): MRLGAHGWCLVCVYSGAAMRWLSTHTSHQVAALSYLLRDPREFPVVIVAGRSFSACTTLYRTLPTATYTAYNSETALDRGTAERSATYPDLPHSSSVRLVPHTSAFLGPELCEERDAYLDIMQGAAEPVGAVDTDPLLDADDGDAAALDKSGRIARDTRDEEEMRRSIASSFTEHFLSSIDDTWHPQSTYRSGGETAPMQASGELYARLVPHGGFHGIDSDFLVSRHDVKRGALVPRVHWVVSRWLTDYKVDVRKAIDAWSSVLSHSRPGEVASLVLFVNVEVVDIDALIGIGGGHRLQTGLNLKCCATVNTRLRLASPPPCGCAACSAVWWPLSARSSLWVSLHPLHAQATIFAEASFACASSAEATGATALARREGMQIGAAAGLPRRRRHVEVAIVNCWDTANREAEGGHATHFIALTASAFRHLFSVVPTDLQTHDHRPRPGHGHLQRIPDPLPKWQWVLHKDSSPCAVPPSGAMLSRALPYLVVSDAEEQQREHQRAMRRNAVDAATLQSLNSGVLSAGLSTAVCDPTSAPLPSPRYFTTLISDVGSLLACDGCLSDLFVLEFQPALLEAEEGLHYQRLMRTKIPRSDTGSTLRRYHARLELLSAAEKYVASALPSTSLTRDFLNRAMGFLYNCGRGRGVLAWPLIDPAEGRRCLRLGFTLSYEFHTNPLFFFQHLRGAARAGRAGEARMYRPSSGDDLVSSPSAAGPGESQPPLAIETVKEVICYILMNMRRLGWVLVWQEDHHRWPTAVPPPHMHPNTNTLPFDVSLRRYPDLGLQARIAASLEKWRQEQLRHSSKRYDVDVSAKALKAPASHQMVEPARMAAEGAVTASPYTSLDVWQAALIPEDAGVYLWEGQTVFLDDGRPGVIVEFRPPPEELFTPVEHHPTEAKRTYWREQQLLHADFIRFYRWRCHCCAAAHPRHITAAFTSLPHYVRAREMARFPVVKLLHASATGKRLLVQVLPRRTMWYHIAYPRVRVVSAAEQKRWHEAHGQTVFAESELQDEVRLLSATGVDGRSASSVMLLRLPLSPFRIEVAASLFVSRVMELSKLPGGYEAQHALWHATSPNTRRAVLQRLHTKWAIHHGNTIEKYGSAAQRLRAAQRLGHISWRSFAAQHHSTAALCFAGSTARHDAALL; this comes from the coding sequence ATGCGACTCGGTGCTCACGGATGGtgtttggtgtgtgtgtattctGGGGCAGCGATGCGGTGGCTATCAACGCACACGTCCCATCAAGTCGCCGCATTATCGTATCTGCTGCGCGACCCACGCGAGTTCCCGGTGGTGATCGTGGCAGGCCGCTCTTTCAGCGCCTGCACAACACTGTACCGCACTCTCCCCACTGCTACGTACACGGCTTACAACAGTGAAACGGCGCTTGACAGAGGCACTGCTGAACGCAGTGCCACCTACCCAGATCTGCCGCATTCATCTTCAGTACGTTTGGTCCCACATACTTCTGCATTCCTCGGCCCCGAACtgtgcgaagagagagatgctTACTTGGACATCATGcaaggagctgcagagcCAGTGGGTGCCGTGGATACGGATCCTTTGCTGGATGCTGACGATGGGGACGCCGCTGCGTTAGATAAGTCTGGGAGAATCGCTCGAGACACGcgggacgaggaggagatgcgaCGAAGCATTGCATCCTCTTTTACTGAGCATTTTCTCTCGTCCATTGACGATACGTGGCATCCACAATCGACGTATCGATCCGGCGGTGAGACAGCGCCGATGCAGGCCTCCGGCGAGCTATATGCACGGCTGGTGCCCCACGGTGGGTTTCACGGTATCGATAGTGACTTCCTCGTCTCTCGCCACGACGTAAAGCGCGGGGCGCTGGTGCCCCGTGTTCATTGGGTGGTGTCACGGTGGCTTACCGACTATAAAGTGGATGTTCGAAAAGCGATAGACGCATGGAGCAGCGTGCTGAGTCACTCGCGCCCCGGCGAGGTCGCTTCGCTTGTGCTGTTTGTCAACGTGGAAGTCGTCGACATTGACGCCCTCATTGGGATTGGGGGCGGTCACAGGCTTCAGACAGGGCTGAATCTGAAATGCTGCGCGACGGTTAATACAAGGCTGCGCCTTgcctcgcctccgccgtgcggctgcgcagcttgcTCTGCCGTCTGGTGGCCCCTCTCCGCTCGTTCGTCGCTGTGGGTCTCCCTGCATCCTCTTCATGCACAAGCAACTATCTTTGCCGAAGCCTCCTTTGCCTGCGCGTCATCGGCTGAGGCGACGGGTGCAACGGCACTCGCTCGGAGGGAAGGCATGCAGatcggtgccgcagcaggtcTACCGCGGCGAAGACGGCACGTCGAGGTTGCCATCGTGAATTGCTGGGATACGGCGAATCGAGAAGCGGAGGGAGGGCACGCAACTCATTTCATCGCGTTGACAGCAAGTGCTTTCAGGCATCTTTTTTCCGTGGTTCCCACAGATCTGCAGACGCACGACCACCGCCCGCGTCCTGGGCATGGTCATCTTCAGAGGATACCAGATCCGTTGCCCAAGTGGCAGTGGGTGTTGCACAAGGACAGCTCACCTTGTGCTGTGCCACCGTCTGGGGCAATGCTGTCTCGTGCGTTGCCGTACCTGGTGGTAAGTgacgcagaggagcagcagcgggagcaCCAGCGGGCAATGCGGCGCAACGCGGTCGATGCAGCAACTTTGCAAAGCCTGAATTCCGGTGTTCTCTCCGCGGGCCTCTCCACAGCAGTCTGTGACCCGACTAGCGCGCCGCTTCCAAGCCCACGGTACTTTACCACCCTTATTTCTGATGTTGGATCGCTCCTTGCCTGTGATGGGTGCCTGTCGGATCTCTTTGTGTTAGAGTTTCAGCCCGCACTGCtagaggcggaggagggctTGCATTATCAGCGTTTGATGCGGACCAAAATTCCTCGCAGCGATACGGGTTCAACGTTGCGCCGCTATCACGCTCGCCTGGAGCTTTTGTCAGCCGCTGAGAAGTATGTGGCAtctgccctcccctccacttCTCTGACTCGCGATTTTTTGAATCGCGCTATGGGGTTTCTCTACAACTGCGGTCGCGGTCGTGGTGTTCTGGCGTGGCCGCTCATCGATCCAGCGGAGGGCCGTCGTTGCCTTCGGCTTGGCTTCACCTTGAGCTATGAATTCCACACGAATCccctatttttttttcagcaCCTTCGCGGGGCGGCACGAGCAGGTCGCGCTGGGGAAGCCCGAATGTACCGCCCTTCATCCGGCGATGACCTAGTGTCGTccccttctgctgctggaccTGGGGAATCTCAGCCACCGCTCGCTATAGAAACAGTGAAAGAAGTTATTTGTTACATCCTCATGAACATGCGGAGACTCGGTTGGGTCTTGGTCTGGCAAGAAGATCATCATCGCTGGCCAaccgcggtgccgccgccgcataTGCACCCCAACACGAATACTTTACCCTTTGATGTTTCGCTGCGTAGATATCCAGACTTGGGGCTGCAGGCGCGGATTGCCGCGTCGCTGGAGAAGTGGCGTCAAGAGCAGCTCCgacacagcagcaagcgATATGACGTGGACGTCTCTGCTAAGGCATTGAAGGCGCCTGCATCCCACCAAATGGTAGAGCcggcgaggatggcggcggAAGGCGCGGTGACAGCGTCGCCGTACACTAGTCTCGATGTGTGGCAGGCCGCTCTCATTCCTGAGGACGCTGGCGTTTATCTGTGGGAAGGCCAAACGGTGTTTCTGGATGACGGTCGCCCAGGGGTCATCGTTGAATTCCGACCTCCGCCAGAGGAGCTGTTTACACCGGTCGAGCATCACCCAACAGAGGCGAAGCGCACGTACTggcgcgagcagcagctgctgcacgccgaCTTCATCCGCTTTTATCGCTGGCGCTGTCACTgttgcgctgcggcacacccGCGACATATCACGGCCGCCTTCACTAGCCTTCCGCATTACGTAAGGGCACGGGAAATGGCGCGCTTTCCTGTAGTCAAGCTGCTGCATGCATCTGCAACTGGTAAGCGACTACTTGTGCAAGTGTTGCCGAGACGCACCATGTGGTATCATATCGCGTAtccgcgcgtgcgtgtcgtgAGTGCTGCGGAGCAGAAGCGCTGGCACGAAGCACACGGTCAGACGGTGTTTGCTGAGAGTGAGCTCCAAGACGAGGTCCGGCTGCTGTCCGCTACAGGCGTTGACGGCCGCAGTGCGTCGAGCGTGATGTTGTTGCGGCTTCCACTTTCCCCATTTCGTATTGAGGTGGCTGCGTCGCTTTTTGTCTCCCGTGTGATGGAGCTCTCCAAGTTACCCGGTGGCTATGAAGCACAGCATGCTCTCTGGCACGCCACCTCCCCGAACACGAGGCGAGCTGTGCTTCAGCGTTTGCACACTAAGTGGGCGATTCATCATGGGAATACCATCGAGAAGTACGGGTCGGCTGCTCAGCGGCTAAGGGCGGCGCAACGGCTTGGGCACATTAGCTGGAGGTCGTTTGCCGCGCAGCATCATTCCACGGCGGCTCTCTGTTTCGCTGGCAGCACCGCTCGTCACGACGCTGCGTTGCTGTAA